ACCAGCGCATGCGCGCGGGGTCGATCCAGCTCGCCGAGGCCAAGGCCAAGGGCACGTCCACGCCGGTGTGGCAGTACTTCTTCACCTACGCCCTCGCGGGCCGCGCCGGGCACGGCTACGAGATCGCCTTCATGTTCGACAACCTCGGCGTCGGCGGCACGCCCCCTTCGGCGGAGCGCCAGCGCCTCGCCGACGCGATGTGCGACGCCTGGATCGCGTTCGCCCGCACCGGCGACCCGAACCACGACGGCCTCGCCGAGTGGCCCCCGTTCGTGCCGCCCGAGCGGACGACCATGATCTTCGGTCGCGGCGCCTCCGCCGCGGTCGACGACCCCGACGCCGCCACCCGGGAGCTCTGGGAGCGGGTCGCCGTGGCCCGGCGAGCCTCTCGCCGCTGACGGTTCGCACCGCAGGGCACCGCGACCGATGATGGCGGGATGGTCTCGGAGATCTTCGACCCCGAGGTGTGGTCCCCCGTCGAGGGATTCGCCTTCACCGACATCACCTACCACCGGGCGCGCGCCCACGGGACGGTGCGCATCGCCTTCGATCGGCCCGAGGTGCGCAACGCCTTCCGGCCGCACACGGTCGACGAGCTCTACACCGCGCTCGACCACGCCCGGCAGACGCCCGACGTCGGCTGCGTCCTCCTCACCGGCAACGGACCCTCGCCGAAGGACGGCGGCTGGGCGTTCTGCTCCGGTGGCGACCAGCGGGTCCGGGGCAAGGCCGGGTACCAGTACACCGACGACGATCCGGCGCCGAACCGGGCGTCGGCCGGGCGGCTCCACATCCTCGAGGTCCAGCGCCTCATCCGGTTCATGCCGAAGGTGGTCGTCTGCGTCGTCCCCGGGTGGGCCGCCGGCGGAGGCCACAGCCTCCACGTGGTCGCCGACCTCACGTTGGCGAGCGAGGAGCACGCCCGCTTCAAGCAGACCGACGCCGACGTCGCGAGCTTCGACGGCGGCTTCGGCTCGGCGTACCTCGCCCGCCAGGTCGGCCAGAAGTTCGCACGCGAGATCTTCTTCCTCGGCGACGAGTACTCCGCCGCCGATGCCCATCGGATGGGGATGGTGAACGCCGTCGTGCCCCACGCCGAGCTGGAGGCGACGGCGCTCGAGTGGGCGCGGAAGATCAACGGCAAGAGCCCGCAGGCCCAGCGGATGCTGAAGTTCGCGTTCAACCTGATCGACGACGGTCTCGTCGGCCAGCAGGTCTTCGCCGGCGAGGCGACCCGGCTCGCCTACATGACCGACGAGGCGGCGGAGGGGCGCGACGCGTTCCTCGAGAAGCGCGACCCGGACTGGTCGTCGTACCCCTGGCACTACTGAGCGACCGCGGCCGATGACGGCGCCGACCGTCCTCGCCGTCGAGAGCGTCGAGGCGGCGCTCGAGTGGTGGGGCGACGCGCTCGGCTTCACGACGTCGTTCGTCCACCGGTCCCCCGCTGCGCCCGGCGTCCTCAACTACGCGGTGGTCAGCCGTGACGACGTCGAGGTCCACCTGGCCCGCCGGCGCGAGCTCACCGACCGCCGGCGCGCCGAGCTGACCATCGTCGTCGCCGACCTCGACGCGCTCACC
This portion of the Actinomarinicola tropica genome encodes:
- a CDS encoding VOC family protein; the encoded protein is MTAPTVLAVESVEAALEWWGDALGFTTSFVHRSPAAPGVLNYAVVSRDDVEVHLARRRELTDRRRAELTIVVADLDALTGELASRGVGASRRHDGALVVHDPSGNRLLFRDPDDLNPPR
- a CDS encoding 1,4-dihydroxy-2-naphthoyl-CoA synthase, encoding MVSEIFDPEVWSPVEGFAFTDITYHRARAHGTVRIAFDRPEVRNAFRPHTVDELYTALDHARQTPDVGCVLLTGNGPSPKDGGWAFCSGGDQRVRGKAGYQYTDDDPAPNRASAGRLHILEVQRLIRFMPKVVVCVVPGWAAGGGHSLHVVADLTLASEEHARFKQTDADVASFDGGFGSAYLARQVGQKFAREIFFLGDEYSAADAHRMGMVNAVVPHAELEATALEWARKINGKSPQAQRMLKFAFNLIDDGLVGQQVFAGEATRLAYMTDEAAEGRDAFLEKRDPDWSSYPWHY